From Novosphingobium resinovorum, the proteins below share one genomic window:
- a CDS encoding methyltransferase family protein, whose translation MSTASTRRPASDVSAGVGLSGLVALVLWILFCRNWGSVVDLLGLQAPREPMSGPYASLATLAFTGVAMTAWSLLVDKVHLRPSTGIDWSQRRPLSETLDISITKLTGLWITWALIGCFYFLCRWYWEGQYLFAMDVLSAVVAPLFVLSVPYVLWLDRVMVEPRDASWHFGAMLIGREPWSAEEVKKHWRAWAIKGFFGAFMISILPGGFARVVEADFGAIAHKPVDLGSLLIEGLFLVDVQIGTVGYLFTFRPLDAHIRSGNPLLAGWVAALMCYPPFVWGTMGNADVLGYEVNTGGWAHWMAAYDVLLWGWAAMMVVLTAIYAWATFAFGLRFSNLTYRGVLTNGPYRFTRHPAYLSKNLFWWTSTLPFLVTNGSWTDAIRNTVLLGVVSGIYYWRARTEEAHLLAEDPKYREYYDWMGENAFITRTFGKIGQKLKFK comes from the coding sequence ATGAGCACCGCATCCACCCGCCGCCCGGCCAGCGACGTTTCCGCAGGCGTGGGCCTCTCCGGCCTCGTCGCGCTGGTCCTGTGGATCCTGTTCTGCCGCAACTGGGGCTCGGTCGTCGATCTGCTCGGCCTGCAGGCCCCGCGCGAGCCGATGAGCGGCCCTTACGCCTCGCTCGCCACGCTGGCCTTCACCGGCGTCGCCATGACCGCATGGTCGCTGCTGGTCGACAAGGTGCACTTGCGCCCCTCCACCGGCATCGACTGGTCGCAGCGTCGCCCGCTCTCCGAAACGCTCGACATCTCGATCACCAAGCTGACCGGGCTGTGGATCACATGGGCGCTGATAGGCTGCTTCTACTTCCTGTGCCGATGGTACTGGGAGGGGCAGTATCTGTTCGCTATGGACGTGTTGAGTGCCGTTGTGGCACCCTTGTTCGTCCTCTCGGTGCCCTATGTCCTCTGGCTCGACCGGGTCATGGTCGAGCCGCGCGACGCCTCCTGGCACTTCGGCGCGATGCTGATCGGCCGCGAGCCATGGAGCGCCGAAGAGGTGAAGAAGCACTGGCGCGCCTGGGCGATCAAGGGCTTCTTCGGAGCCTTCATGATCTCGATCCTGCCCGGCGGCTTCGCCCGCGTGGTAGAGGCGGATTTCGGCGCAATCGCGCACAAACCCGTGGACTTGGGCTCTCTGCTGATCGAAGGGCTGTTCCTCGTAGACGTGCAGATCGGCACAGTCGGCTACCTCTTCACCTTCCGCCCGCTCGACGCCCACATCCGCAGCGGCAACCCTTTGCTGGCGGGCTGGGTAGCCGCACTGATGTGCTACCCGCCCTTCGTGTGGGGCACGATGGGTAACGCCGACGTCCTCGGTTACGAAGTCAACACCGGCGGCTGGGCGCACTGGATGGCGGCTTACGACGTCCTCCTGTGGGGCTGGGCGGCGATGATGGTCGTGCTGACCGCGATCTACGCCTGGGCGACCTTCGCCTTCGGCCTGCGCTTTTCCAACCTGACTTATCGCGGCGTGCTGACGAACGGCCCCTACCGCTTCACGCGCCACCCGGCCTACCTGTCGAAGAACCTGTTCTGGTGGACTTCGACGCTGCCGTTCCTCGTGACGAACGGATCATGGACCGACGCGATCCGCAACACCGTGCTGCTGGGCGTGGTGAGCGGCATCTATTATTGGCGCGCTCGGACTGAGGAAGCGCACCTGCTGGCGGAAGACCCTAAGTATCGGGAATATTACGACTGGATGGGGGAGAATGCGTTCATCACCCGGACTTTTGGGAAGATCGGGCAGAAGCTTAAGTTCAAGTAA
- a CDS encoding glutamate--cysteine ligase: MSTREVSDREDPVIENLSQLAEPMAAGEKPREAWRIGTEHEKFVYDTADHHAPSYTEKGGIRDLLGELTQFGWTPIEEGGNVIALKGADGNVSLEPAGQLELSGAPLENLHQTCAETGRHLSEVKQVGEKLGKAYLGLGMWPDKTREELPIMPKGRYGIMLNHMPRVGSMGLDMMLRTCTIQVNLDYSSEADMVQKFRTSLALQPLATALFANSPFTEGKPNGYLSYRSHIWSDTDPHRTGMLPFVFEDGFGYERYVEYMLDVPMYFVFRDGKYIDAAGLSFRDFLKGELSVLPGEKPRLSDWQDHLSTAFPEVRLKSFLEMRGADGGPWGRICALPALWVGLLYDQGALDAAWDLVKDWDMEGREALRSAAPKLGLDAPIPGGGTLRDIAGEVVDIARSGLAARGRLNSAGDNETGYLEPLAEIVKTGKVPAERLLDLYNGEWGGDLSKVYALKTF, translated from the coding sequence ATGAGCACTCGTGAGGTTTCGGATCGCGAAGATCCGGTTATCGAAAACCTGTCCCAACTCGCCGAGCCGATGGCCGCAGGCGAAAAGCCGCGCGAGGCGTGGCGCATCGGCACCGAGCACGAGAAATTCGTCTACGACACCGCCGACCACCACGCGCCTTCGTACACCGAAAAGGGCGGCATCCGCGACCTGCTGGGCGAACTGACCCAGTTCGGCTGGACGCCGATCGAGGAAGGCGGAAACGTCATCGCACTCAAGGGCGCGGACGGCAACGTCAGCCTCGAACCGGCGGGCCAACTGGAACTGTCAGGCGCACCGCTCGAAAACCTGCACCAGACCTGCGCCGAGACCGGTCGCCACCTCTCCGAAGTGAAGCAGGTCGGCGAAAAGCTGGGCAAGGCCTACCTCGGCCTCGGCATGTGGCCCGACAAGACGCGCGAAGAACTGCCGATCATGCCCAAGGGGCGCTACGGCATCATGCTGAACCACATGCCGCGCGTGGGCTCGATGGGCCTCGACATGATGTTGCGGACCTGCACCATCCAGGTGAACCTCGACTATTCGAGCGAAGCCGACATGGTGCAGAAGTTCCGCACTTCGCTGGCCCTCCAGCCGCTGGCGACGGCGCTGTTCGCGAACTCGCCCTTCACCGAGGGCAAACCCAACGGCTACCTCTCGTACCGCAGCCATATCTGGTCGGACACCGATCCGCACCGCACCGGCATGCTGCCCTTCGTGTTCGAGGACGGCTTCGGCTACGAACGCTATGTCGAGTACATGCTGGACGTGCCGATGTACTTCGTGTTCCGCGACGGCAAGTACATCGACGCCGCCGGCCTCTCCTTCCGCGACTTCCTCAAGGGCGAGCTTTCGGTACTCCCCGGCGAGAAGCCGCGCCTGTCGGACTGGCAGGACCACCTCTCCACCGCCTTCCCCGAAGTGCGCCTGAAGTCCTTCCTCGAAATGCGCGGTGCCGATGGCGGACCGTGGGGACGCATCTGCGCCCTGCCCGCGCTGTGGGTGGGCCTGCTCTACGATCAGGGCGCGCTCGATGCGGCGTGGGATCTGGTCAAGGACTGGGACATGGAAGGCCGTGAAGCGCTGCGCTCTGCCGCGCCGAAGCTGGGGCTGGACGCGCCGATCCCAGGCGGCGGGACATTGCGCGACATCGCGGGCGAAGTGGTCGATATCGCTCGCTCGGGCCTCGCTGCACGAGGCCGCCTGAACTCGGCGGGAGACAACGAAACGGGCTATCTCGAACCGCTGGCGGAGATCGTGAAGACCGGCAAGGTTCCGGCCGAGCGGCTGCTCGACCTGTATAATGGCGAATGGGGCGGGGATCTTTCCAAGGTTTACGCGCTCAAGACGTTTTAA
- a CDS encoding 16S rRNA (uracil(1498)-N(3))-methyltransferase, with translation MPATPAWPPRSAPRLFVPGPLEDGGQIALEGQQAHYLGKVMRVGAGDAVIACDDATGEWACEVVSAGKRDVVLSVRMKLREREDVPDFVLCAALLKKPNFDLVLEKATELGVAAVQPVVTRRCVADKLNPERALTIVTEAAEQCARTALPRVEEPTRLDALLRDWPEDRALFFADEQGGAPAAAAFAAHKGPAALLVGPEGGFDDTERDLVRAHPQARAITLGPRILRAETACISAIGLWMAVSGDWT, from the coding sequence ATGCCCGCAACCCCCGCCTGGCCGCCCCGCTCCGCGCCGCGCCTGTTCGTCCCCGGACCGCTCGAAGATGGTGGGCAGATCGCGCTGGAGGGCCAGCAGGCGCACTATCTGGGCAAGGTCATGCGAGTCGGCGCGGGCGACGCGGTGATCGCCTGCGACGACGCGACCGGCGAATGGGCCTGCGAGGTGGTTTCCGCCGGAAAGCGCGACGTCGTGCTCTCGGTCCGCATGAAGCTGCGCGAGCGCGAGGACGTGCCGGACTTCGTGCTCTGCGCCGCGCTGCTCAAGAAGCCGAACTTCGATCTGGTGCTGGAAAAGGCCACCGAACTGGGGGTCGCCGCCGTACAGCCGGTCGTCACCCGGCGCTGCGTGGCCGACAAGCTCAACCCCGAGCGTGCGCTCACCATCGTCACCGAGGCGGCCGAGCAATGCGCCCGCACCGCCCTGCCCCGCGTCGAGGAACCCACCCGGCTCGATGCCCTGCTGCGCGACTGGCCCGAGGACCGCGCCCTGTTCTTCGCCGACGAACAGGGCGGCGCCCCCGCAGCCGCCGCCTTCGCCGCGCACAAAGGCCCGGCCGCGCTCCTCGTCGGCCCCGAAGGCGGCTTCGACGATACCGAGCGCGATCTCGTCCGCGCCCATCCCCAGGCGCGCGCGATCACTCTGGGGCCGCGCATCCTGCGGGCCGAAACCGCCTGCATTTCCGCCATCGGGCTATGGATGGCGGTGTCCGGAGATTGGACATGA
- the ubiA gene encoding 4-hydroxybenzoate octaprenyltransferase, protein MLEPSLVPDSQHRGLVSMLPQPFRDFAMLARFDRPIGWWLLFWPCVWGVLLAGGESRWSLIAWLLLGSIAMRGAGCVLNDIVDADLDRRVARTAQRPVASGRVSKGAAWTWLLMLCAVGLVVLFQLRPPAQLVALGSVGLVAAYPFMKRITWWPQAWLGMVFTWGALVGWIEIRSDHLEALAALYLGSIVWCIGYDTIYAIQDIEDDAIVGIRSSARRLGARVKGGVGGFYALALALWALAFWVMRPDWVALVALVPMALHLGFQVMTLDPADGENALARFRSNRDAGLVMALACWVVGNAGVI, encoded by the coding sequence ATGCTCGAACCTTCGCTCGTCCCTGACAGCCAGCATCGCGGGCTCGTGTCGATGCTGCCGCAGCCGTTTCGCGACTTCGCGATGCTGGCGCGATTCGACCGGCCGATCGGCTGGTGGCTGCTGTTCTGGCCCTGCGTCTGGGGCGTTCTACTGGCAGGTGGCGAAAGCCGCTGGAGCCTGATCGCATGGCTGCTGCTCGGCTCGATCGCGATGCGCGGAGCGGGCTGCGTGCTCAACGACATCGTCGATGCCGACCTCGACCGCCGCGTCGCCCGCACCGCGCAGCGCCCGGTCGCGAGCGGCCGCGTCAGCAAGGGCGCGGCCTGGACCTGGCTGCTGATGCTATGCGCCGTGGGGCTGGTCGTGCTGTTCCAGCTGCGCCCGCCCGCGCAGCTGGTGGCTCTGGGCAGCGTCGGCCTCGTCGCCGCCTATCCGTTCATGAAGCGCATTACGTGGTGGCCGCAGGCGTGGCTGGGCATGGTCTTCACCTGGGGGGCGCTGGTCGGCTGGATCGAGATCCGCAGCGATCATCTGGAGGCGCTGGCGGCGCTCTACCTCGGCTCGATCGTGTGGTGCATCGGCTACGATACGATCTACGCGATTCAGGACATTGAGGACGACGCGATCGTCGGCATCCGTTCCTCCGCCCGGCGCCTCGGCGCGCGGGTGAAGGGCGGGGTCGGCGGTTTCTATGCGCTCGCGCTGGCGCTGTGGGCGCTGGCGTTCTGGGTGATGCGGCCGGACTGGGTGGCGCTCGTCGCGCTGGTGCCGATGGCGCTGCACCTCGGCTTCCAGGTCATGACGCTGGACCCGGCGGACGGCGAGAACGCGCTCGCTCGCTTCCGCTCCAACCGCGATGCCGGGCTGGTGATGGCGCTGGCCTGCTGGGTGGTCGGCAACGCCGGGGTGATCTGA
- a CDS encoding VOC family protein, whose protein sequence is MAQGRLEHANLTVSDIERSSALLQDLLGWHERWRGPAINGGETIHVGGDFSYIAVYTDRRERGRYGKGAPLNHVGLVVDDLDAAEQVVLAAGLEPFNHADYDPGRRFYFFDWDGIEFELVSYA, encoded by the coding sequence ATGGCCCAGGGCCGCCTCGAACATGCCAACCTCACCGTCAGCGACATCGAGCGTTCGTCCGCCTTGCTGCAGGACCTGCTCGGCTGGCACGAACGCTGGCGGGGGCCCGCCATCAACGGCGGCGAGACGATCCACGTCGGCGGGGATTTCAGTTACATCGCCGTCTATACCGACCGCCGGGAGCGCGGCCGCTATGGCAAGGGCGCGCCGCTGAACCACGTGGGGCTGGTGGTCGACGATCTCGACGCGGCCGAACAGGTGGTGCTTGCCGCAGGCCTCGAACCCTTCAACCACGCCGATTACGATCCGGGCCGCCGGTTCTACTTCTTCGACTGGGACGGGATCGAATTCGAGCTGGTCAGCTACGCGTAG
- the soxR gene encoding redox-sensitive transcriptional activator SoxR: MDRFITIGELARRTGVAVSALRFYEEKGLLQALRTSGNQRRFLRSDIRRVSFILIAQKLGLALAEIERELADLPHGRTPTLADWERISRSMRTSIDEKIALLELTRRKLDECIGCGCLSLTKCRLYNADDVAGAQGPGPRFVLG; the protein is encoded by the coding sequence GTGGACCGCTTCATCACCATCGGCGAACTGGCGCGGCGTACCGGCGTCGCGGTATCGGCACTGCGTTTCTACGAGGAGAAGGGGCTGCTGCAGGCGCTGCGCACCTCGGGCAACCAGCGGCGTTTCCTGCGCTCCGACATTCGCCGCGTCAGTTTCATCCTGATCGCGCAGAAGCTGGGCCTCGCGCTGGCCGAGATCGAGCGCGAACTGGCCGACCTGCCGCACGGCCGCACGCCGACATTGGCCGACTGGGAGCGCATCAGCCGCTCGATGCGCACGTCGATCGACGAAAAGATCGCGTTGCTCGAACTGACTCGCCGCAAGCTGGACGAATGCATCGGCTGCGGCTGCCTCAGCCTGACGAAATGCCGTCTCTACAACGCCGATGACGTCGCGGGGGCGCAAGGGCCGGGGCCGCGCTTCGTGCTGGGCTAG
- a CDS encoding BrnA antitoxin family protein, with protein sequence MENIKPASEPWIDPDDDDVEWTEEMFRMAAIYKGDQLIRPASGSLKSIGRPLAANPKKQVTLRLDPDVVEAFRATGKGWQSRINAELRKALGI encoded by the coding sequence ATGGAGAACATCAAGCCCGCTTCCGAACCCTGGATTGACCCGGACGACGACGACGTCGAATGGACCGAGGAAATGTTCCGCATGGCCGCCATCTACAAGGGCGACCAGCTGATCCGCCCGGCCTCGGGCTCGCTCAAGTCGATCGGCCGCCCACTCGCCGCCAATCCCAAGAAGCAGGTCACGCTGCGGCTCGATCCCGATGTGGTCGAGGCGTTTCGCGCCACCGGCAAGGGCTGGCAGTCGCGCATCAACGCCGAACTGCGCAAGGCGCTCGGGATCTAG
- a CDS encoding BrnT family toxin: protein MRIEYDEAKRRKILAERGIDIADAHRVFADTHVQVLDDRKDYGETRYRVFGFLHGRRVSLVWTPRDGNRRIITIRHAHHGEHQARFRTLD, encoded by the coding sequence TTGCGGATTGAATATGACGAGGCGAAGCGCCGGAAGATTCTGGCTGAACGCGGAATCGACATTGCCGATGCGCATAGGGTCTTTGCAGATACGCATGTTCAGGTTCTGGACGATCGCAAGGACTACGGAGAGACCCGCTATCGCGTCTTCGGGTTTCTCCATGGTCGCCGCGTATCGCTGGTCTGGACACCGCGCGACGGCAACCGTCGGATCATCACGATAAGGCATGCGCATCATGGAGAACATCAAGCCCGCTTCCGAACCCTGGATTGA
- a CDS encoding AAA family ATPase: MRIHRLKLSGFKSFVEPAELRIDPGLTGVVGPNGCGKSNLLEAIRWVMGESSPKSMRGGGMEDVIFAGTDKRPPRAFAEVVLKAETAPNAEGVRDELEVVRRIERGAGSAYRINGRDVRAKDVALIFADAATGAHSPALVSQGRIAAVIAAKPAERRAMLEEAAGIAGLHVRRKDAEQRLRATEANLARLDDIMAGLDKQVGTLRRQAKAAERYKALTDQIRLAEARVVFARWREAAAAADAARKEAQAAEERVAVAQALAVEAQSQQASAAEALAEARDELADRRDDANAQGHRMATLTSQLEAAEQRLADLDRQRTRLEEDRHDADRLTRDAAEALARLERELSEGEKQLAADEAQRPRFANMVDGAEQASRAAELDLAQATAKQAGVEAEWRIAEAELTQAKARQARVAQDVARIEAQVAALPDLGDLETAIAAARAKAEEASAVLARSREGLEDMQARKTALQADRDAAASALAGARADLTGIEREHAALVRDREARAKGAKAAHGLPVAIDAVRAAPGYERAVAAVLGRDAKAPLGVVPNADGRFWTGAEAPAPVADSLAAHVAQCPPELAARLALVHVVETDDARALKPGEWLVTRAGVLRRWDGFVARGEGAAEAARLEAENRFAELDAKLPPLRAAVTAAEARQAAVQQELADLSSRVISAERAIASAAEAERSALRAVDQAEDARARQQARRAELDATLAETADQRSGVAAEVAAAEAKRTALPDPATGRAELQAAQARNGEARSALQHAMAALAGHDQALAVARERTTTQRADIRGWQARSGDAANRLAQMAGRLEEIETERAIMAAKPPSLMTQIEQGEAIRVRLGDELAKAEAAVNAATEAAKRADTALSAAQETLAAAREGRAGASARAEHEDQRRTEMNRLSGERFQCPPPVLPERFAFAPTEVAGAEAEGSGMDRLVAERERIGPVNLVAADELAEAEAQLGLSVSEKAELTEAVNRLRGSIGNLNREGRERLRAAFEAVDGHFRRLFQQLFQGGQAHLALVDSDDPLEAGLEIYAQPPGKRLQSLTLLSGGEQALTAVALIFGLFLTNPAPICVLDEVDAPLDDANIERFCDLLEAMTKETDTRYLVVTHNAVTMSRMHRLFGVTMVEKGISRLVSVDLGGAEELLAAAV, encoded by the coding sequence CGCCCCGCGCCTTCGCCGAAGTCGTGCTGAAGGCGGAAACCGCGCCGAACGCCGAAGGCGTGCGCGACGAACTCGAAGTCGTCCGCCGCATCGAGCGCGGCGCGGGCAGCGCCTACCGCATCAACGGGCGGGACGTGCGCGCCAAGGACGTGGCGTTGATCTTCGCCGATGCCGCCACCGGCGCGCATAGCCCGGCGCTCGTCAGCCAGGGCCGCATCGCCGCAGTCATCGCCGCCAAGCCTGCCGAGCGGCGCGCCATGCTGGAAGAAGCCGCGGGCATCGCGGGCCTCCATGTCCGCCGCAAGGACGCGGAGCAGCGCCTGCGCGCCACCGAAGCCAATCTCGCCCGCCTCGACGACATCATGGCGGGCCTCGACAAGCAGGTCGGCACGCTCCGGCGCCAAGCGAAAGCGGCAGAGCGCTACAAGGCCCTGACCGACCAGATCCGCCTCGCCGAAGCCCGCGTCGTCTTCGCCCGCTGGCGCGAGGCCGCCGCCGCTGCCGATGCTGCTCGCAAGGAAGCGCAGGCCGCCGAGGAGCGCGTCGCCGTGGCGCAGGCGCTCGCGGTGGAAGCGCAAAGCCAGCAGGCCTCCGCCGCCGAAGCACTGGCGGAGGCCCGCGACGAACTCGCCGACCGCCGCGACGATGCCAATGCGCAAGGCCACCGCATGGCGACGCTGACCAGCCAGCTCGAAGCCGCCGAGCAGCGCCTCGCCGACCTCGACCGCCAGCGCACCCGGCTGGAAGAAGACCGCCACGACGCCGACCGCCTCACCCGGGACGCCGCCGAAGCCCTCGCCCGGCTGGAGCGCGAGTTGTCCGAGGGCGAAAAGCAGCTCGCCGCCGATGAGGCGCAGCGCCCGCGCTTCGCCAACATGGTCGATGGCGCCGAACAAGCCAGCCGCGCCGCCGAACTCGATCTCGCGCAGGCGACCGCGAAGCAAGCAGGCGTCGAGGCCGAATGGCGCATCGCCGAAGCCGAACTGACGCAGGCGAAGGCGCGGCAGGCCCGCGTGGCGCAGGACGTCGCCCGGATCGAGGCGCAAGTCGCCGCCCTGCCCGACCTCGGCGACCTCGAAACCGCCATCGCTGCCGCGCGTGCCAAGGCAGAGGAGGCCAGCGCCGTCCTCGCCCGCTCGCGCGAGGGGCTGGAGGACATGCAGGCGCGCAAGACCGCGCTACAGGCCGACCGCGACGCCGCTGCCTCGGCGCTGGCAGGCGCGCGCGCCGACCTCACGGGCATCGAGCGCGAACACGCCGCCCTCGTCCGCGACCGCGAGGCGCGGGCCAAGGGCGCCAAGGCCGCGCATGGCCTGCCCGTCGCCATCGACGCGGTGCGCGCCGCGCCCGGCTACGAACGCGCCGTCGCCGCCGTGCTCGGCCGCGACGCCAAGGCCCCGCTGGGCGTAGTGCCGAATGCCGACGGCCGCTTCTGGACCGGCGCGGAGGCCCCCGCTCCGGTCGCCGACAGCCTCGCCGCGCATGTCGCGCAGTGCCCGCCCGAACTCGCGGCCCGCCTCGCGCTGGTCCATGTGGTCGAGACGGACGACGCGCGCGCGCTGAAACCCGGCGAATGGCTCGTCACGCGCGCGGGCGTGCTGCGCCGCTGGGACGGCTTCGTCGCGCGCGGCGAAGGCGCGGCCGAAGCCGCAAGGCTGGAAGCGGAGAACCGCTTCGCCGAACTCGACGCCAAGCTGCCCCCCTTGCGCGCGGCCGTCACCGCCGCCGAAGCACGGCAGGCCGCCGTGCAGCAGGAATTGGCCGACCTCTCCTCCCGCGTGATTTCTGCCGAACGCGCCATCGCCTCGGCGGCCGAGGCCGAGCGCAGCGCCTTGCGCGCCGTCGATCAGGCCGAGGATGCCCGCGCTCGCCAGCAGGCCCGCCGCGCCGAACTCGACGCCACGCTCGCCGAAACCGCCGACCAGCGCAGCGGGGTGGCCGCCGAAGTCGCCGCCGCAGAGGCGAAGCGCACCGCGCTACCCGATCCCGCCACCGGCCGCGCCGAACTGCAGGCCGCACAAGCCCGCAACGGCGAGGCCCGCTCGGCCCTGCAGCACGCGATGGCGGCGCTGGCGGGCCACGATCAGGCCCTTGCCGTCGCGCGGGAGCGCACCACCACCCAGCGCGCGGACATTCGCGGCTGGCAGGCGCGCTCGGGCGATGCCGCGAACCGCCTCGCGCAGATGGCCGGACGGCTGGAGGAGATCGAGACCGAACGCGCGATCATGGCCGCCAAGCCCCCCTCGCTGATGACCCAGATCGAACAGGGCGAGGCGATCCGCGTGCGCCTGGGCGATGAACTCGCCAAGGCCGAAGCTGCCGTGAACGCCGCCACCGAAGCCGCGAAACGCGCCGACACCGCGCTCTCCGCCGCGCAGGAAACCCTCGCCGCCGCGCGCGAAGGCCGCGCCGGAGCCTCTGCCCGCGCCGAGCACGAGGACCAGCGCCGCACCGAAATGAACCGCCTCTCGGGCGAGCGCTTCCAGTGCCCGCCCCCGGTCCTGCCCGAACGCTTCGCCTTCGCCCCCACCGAAGTGGCCGGCGCCGAGGCCGAAGGCAGCGGCATGGACCGCCTTGTCGCCGAGCGCGAGCGCATCGGCCCGGTCAACCTCGTCGCCGCCGACGAACTCGCCGAAGCCGAGGCGCAGCTCGGCCTCTCGGTCAGCGAGAAGGCCGAACTGACCGAAGCGGTGAACCGGTTGCGCGGCTCGATCGGCAACCTCAACCGCGAGGGCCGCGAACGCCTGCGCGCCGCCTTCGAGGCGGTGGACGGCCATTTCCGCCGCCTGTTCCAGCAGCTGTTCCAGGGCGGGCAGGCGCACCTCGCGCTCGTCGATTCGGACGATCCGCTGGAGGCGGGCCTCGAAATCTACGCCCAGCCGCCGGGCAAGCGGCTGCAGTCGCTCACCCTGCTTTCGGGCGGCGAACAGGCGCTGACGGCGGTGGCGCTGATCTTCGGCCTGTTCCTGACCAATCCCGCGCCGATCTGCGTGCTGGACGAAGTCGACGCCCCGCTCGACGACGCCAATATCGAGCGCTTCTGCGACCTCCTCGAAGCGATGACGAAGGAGACCGACACCCGCTACCTCGTCGTCACCCACAATGCGGTGACGATGAGCCGCATGCACCGTCTGTTCGGCGTGACGATGGTGGAAAAGGGCATCTCCCGTCTCGTCAGCGTGGACCTCGGCGGCGCGGAGGAACTGCTGGCGGCGGCGGTGTGA